The following are from one region of the Klebsiella sp. WP3-W18-ESBL-02 genome:
- a CDS encoding FlhC family transcriptional regulator codes for MKAALVRDEDKFALTQKMVKLGFRRKIIVHSLNASDRVIDFLRKEFHLSDVSIGRLKHSETLLNTTHKKVEATNFMSIYLRRSKDPNNSDNIVDVVSAFEIYRELNLKFRPEEASKMMIDANEAWTLARDFRAEEIRMVRCYRCDLSFISPQSCDRPRKKHICPFCSDTEAENESS; via the coding sequence ATGAAGGCTGCTCTTGTCCGGGATGAAGATAAATTTGCTTTAACACAGAAAATGGTAAAATTAGGATTTCGTAGAAAGATCATTGTGCATTCGCTTAATGCAAGTGACCGTGTTATTGATTTTTTGCGAAAAGAGTTCCATCTGAGTGATGTATCAATCGGACGACTTAAACATTCAGAGACGCTGCTCAATACGACACATAAAAAGGTTGAGGCAACCAATTTTATGAGCATCTATCTGCGTCGTTCGAAAGACCCAAACAACAGTGACAACATCGTTGATGTGGTGAGTGCGTTCGAAATCTACCGGGAACTAAACCTTAAATTCCGCCCGGAAGAAGCCTCGAAAATGATGATTGATGCCAACGAGGCCTGGACTCTTGCTCGTGATTTTCGAGCTGAAGAAATACGTATGGTAAGGTGTTACCGTTGCGATCTTTCATTTATTTCACCGCAGAGTTGTGACCGTCCACGGAAAAAACATATTTGTCCGTTCTGCTCTGATACAGAAGCTGAAAATGAAAGCTCGTAA
- the traN gene encoding conjugal transfer mating pair stabilization protein TraN: MKNLFRKKWFYRPLCTITMLCHLGVVSYVPYAFSATTQENVTSATNFYKTLPQVSATSNGTVQYGKGQAVDLNSAYPNQGSSTSLDSLKGTYGDDSNTLKLGNTTNANLKTENSLRGEAYRTLVGSTKTTANIKPDDSIFDGHKDFLENQDKYMQDLGDCSMTKTMTNKDTVNHIPDYRECTRTTSVSGTFTLYHPYVAGMLSHYSGAANIGSCGTNCIELWLGTVGDNYWDGNCTIFEQAMAVTVYNPQAVTSAKIIRAKWDDYMQIYVGGTDRGSLVWAGPKGLNVFPPETSGACELKTSWDQSINVDVTAQIRNTPQNGVLNFKNRVSVTGSGEGYALIYIYFDPNKIISDNAWTVDKPEQFDTLLKAINAGYCQNYTVTCRETVIPDANGCATINGARICENQLAKPPIGGLSPFCKSATVVSNCGTDGGVNNTCKQYDANTACKFIKSTCITGAEGDKNGCWQATEVWDCGTDVVVPNTSSTDTYTCPGAVQCLNGSCLQPSAEPSGDFNKAVATLQAATYALNEMKCGDDTDETNRSCTLFKGESAQCKSAMGGWVDCCDQPVDVSWIQYLQLSYYTLKIADAVSVKAGMFEQGKGIFDMGSELMTNAIDTITRPAISAFNSLVGSAGTEAAQQATEAGLSGLMNQAIGALTKQVAQWTLDTFGPAATNLIFESAASGGGAAVTSSGLATSVQLSSTIVSAISVVGYAYMAYQIANILVNIIWACTPDEFKLAVKKETKLAVHISSWCETKFLGVCIEKRSSYCTFDSQIGRIIQEQGRPMLGIGWGDKKNPDCRPLTLEEFGRIDFNKLDLSEWIGSLYEAKLLPKASEINLDKITGKGNVLNIDGSRQNSLERFQSGVDSIDVDAAKSSTEAVLKTQ, encoded by the coding sequence ATGAAAAACCTTTTCCGCAAAAAATGGTTTTACAGACCACTCTGCACAATAACGATGTTATGTCACCTTGGTGTTGTATCCTACGTGCCGTATGCCTTTTCAGCAACGACCCAGGAAAACGTTACATCTGCCACTAATTTCTATAAAACACTGCCGCAAGTTTCAGCTACGTCAAATGGTACGGTTCAGTATGGAAAAGGCCAGGCCGTTGATTTGAACTCTGCTTATCCAAATCAAGGTTCATCAACTTCACTGGATAGCCTGAAAGGAACCTACGGAGATGACAGCAACACGCTAAAACTGGGCAATACAACCAACGCCAATCTGAAAACCGAAAATTCACTGCGCGGCGAAGCTTACCGAACGCTGGTGGGCTCAACGAAAACTACAGCAAACATTAAACCTGATGATTCCATCTTTGATGGCCATAAAGACTTCCTGGAGAATCAGGATAAGTACATGCAAGATCTTGGTGATTGTTCTATGACCAAGACCATGACGAATAAGGACACCGTCAACCATATCCCTGATTATCGCGAATGTACCCGTACCACAAGTGTCAGCGGCACATTCACCCTCTACCATCCTTACGTTGCCGGTATGCTCTCGCATTATAGTGGCGCGGCGAACATCGGTTCTTGCGGCACTAACTGCATCGAACTCTGGCTCGGGACTGTCGGTGATAACTACTGGGACGGCAACTGCACAATATTTGAACAGGCAATGGCCGTCACTGTCTACAATCCCCAGGCAGTTACCAGCGCCAAGATCATCAGGGCTAAATGGGATGATTACATGCAGATTTATGTCGGTGGTACAGATAGGGGTAGTTTGGTTTGGGCAGGGCCAAAAGGTTTAAACGTCTTCCCGCCAGAGACATCAGGAGCCTGTGAATTAAAAACAAGCTGGGATCAGTCGATTAATGTAGATGTAACAGCACAAATCCGAAATACCCCCCAAAATGGCGTTCTTAATTTCAAAAACCGTGTGTCAGTGACTGGCAGCGGCGAAGGTTATGCTCTCATTTATATTTACTTTGACCCAAACAAAATTATCTCGGATAACGCCTGGACTGTTGATAAACCTGAACAATTCGATACGTTGCTGAAGGCCATCAACGCCGGGTATTGCCAGAATTACACGGTAACCTGCCGCGAGACAGTCATTCCTGATGCAAATGGGTGCGCAACCATAAATGGCGCACGTATCTGCGAAAACCAGCTTGCTAAGCCGCCGATCGGAGGTCTCTCACCTTTCTGTAAGTCTGCAACGGTAGTTTCCAACTGCGGAACCGACGGTGGCGTTAACAATACTTGCAAGCAGTACGATGCAAACACTGCATGTAAATTCATTAAGTCCACTTGCATAACAGGTGCGGAGGGTGACAAAAATGGGTGCTGGCAGGCAACCGAGGTATGGGATTGCGGAACGGATGTCGTTGTACCCAATACCTCCTCCACCGATACCTATACTTGTCCTGGCGCTGTGCAATGCCTTAATGGGTCTTGCCTACAGCCTTCTGCTGAACCAAGCGGCGATTTCAACAAAGCAGTTGCAACTCTTCAGGCCGCAACTTACGCATTGAATGAAATGAAGTGTGGCGATGATACTGACGAAACCAACCGTTCCTGCACTCTTTTTAAAGGTGAGTCTGCACAATGTAAATCGGCGATGGGGGGATGGGTGGATTGTTGTGATCAGCCCGTAGATGTCAGCTGGATTCAGTATTTGCAGTTGTCCTACTACACTCTAAAAATTGCTGATGCTGTCTCTGTAAAAGCCGGTATGTTCGAACAGGGAAAAGGTATTTTTGACATGGGTTCCGAACTTATGACTAATGCCATCGATACAATAACTCGACCAGCTATTTCCGCTTTCAACAGTCTGGTTGGGTCGGCAGGTACTGAAGCGGCTCAGCAAGCTACAGAAGCAGGTTTGTCCGGTTTGATGAATCAGGCTATAGGAGCGCTGACGAAACAAGTTGCTCAATGGACTCTTGATACCTTCGGCCCTGCTGCGACGAATCTGATATTTGAAAGTGCGGCCTCTGGCGGTGGCGCAGCCGTAACATCGTCTGGCCTGGCTACATCTGTTCAATTGTCGTCAACTATTGTTTCGGCAATATCCGTGGTTGGATATGCTTACATGGCGTACCAGATTGCTAATATACTGGTCAACATCATCTGGGCTTGTACTCCTGATGAATTTAAGCTTGCCGTTAAGAAAGAAACAAAATTGGCCGTGCATATATCCAGCTGGTGTGAAACAAAGTTTCTGGGTGTCTGTATCGAGAAACGGTCAAGTTATTGCACGTTTGATTCTCAGATTGGTCGCATCATTCAGGAACAAGGGAGACCAATGTTAGGTATCGGCTGGGGGGATAAAAAGAACCCGGATTGTCGACCACTGACGTTAGAAGAATTTGGACGGATTGATTTTAACAAACTCGATTTGTCAGAGTGGATTGGTTCACTTTACGAGGCGAAACTTTTACCTAAAGCGTCGGAAATAAATCTGGATAAGATAACCGGTAAAGGAAACGTATTGAATATAGATGGATCTCGCCAGAACTCCCTGGAGCGATTCCAGAGCGGTGTTGACAGTATCGATGTTGATGCGGCGAAATCTAGCACAGAGGCTGTTTTGAAAACTCAATAG